Proteins encoded together in one Myxocyprinus asiaticus isolate MX2 ecotype Aquarium Trade chromosome 9, UBuf_Myxa_2, whole genome shotgun sequence window:
- the LOC127446142 gene encoding G-protein coupled receptor 22-like gives MVSMETDGSFTEGHSLSLLQAEDSMGAGLTQQEGTWLGFRATVSAVLLLELLLGVGGNLTVLILYCGHCSLLESVSHAVTLSLHTLDLLLCLLCLPITATLLILGGASVPHNALLCCLHESAASFASVGTALNLLLISLDRYDISVRPANRLLTPQRATILLVSVWVVSLAVPLLPFVEAGFVLGQGEGMLVHSNITVLCSEWGGTLQAHLLLQVPVFLCSLTVMLFTYSRILQALRIRIGRTPRPHRDNKRPAHRLWLRRKRSTRSPDHTMRNTPISPPPISTEPLIASDAVTMVTINNETNTTPLSPTPTVSVISTPLSPTASMSIPTSPHIPTPATPSVCVKTTLSPMPTVSTVTTQVSPAPVHGPPSMGVGASVSAILALRRAVRRHRDRRERQRRVFRMSVIIILSFLLCWAPLSIMPLLMLAIGPSDWLERLRLCFLVLAYWTVVLHPLLYAFTRQKLRKVLHTRLRRLRPQNTQTCIRTNTRIRRKHRTDCSDATDRCLMEAVRE, from the coding sequence ATGGTGTCCATGGAGACAGATGGCAGCTTTACTGAGGGTCATAGTCTGTCCCTCTTACAGGCAGAAGATAGCATGGGGGCTGGACTCACACAGCAGGAGGGGACGTGGCTTGGTTTCCGTGCTACAGTGAGCGCTGTACTGCTGTTGGAGCTGCTTTTGGGAGTGGGCGGCAACCTGACAGTGTTGATATTATACTGTGGCCACTGCAGCCTGTTGGAGTCCGTCAGTCATGCGGTCACACTCAGTCTGCACACTCTTGACCTGCTACTCTGTCTCCTCTGCCTGCCAATTACTGCCACCCTCCTCATATTGGGCGGAGCCTCTGTTCCTCACAACGCCCTGCTCTGCTGCCTTCATGAATCAGCAGCCAGCTTCGCAAGCGTGGGAACTGCACTCAACCTGTTGCTCATCAGCTTAGACCGCTATGACATCAGTGTCCGGCCAGCCAATCGTTTGCTGACACCTCAAAGGGCAACCATTTTACTTGTCAGTGTGTGGGTGGTTTCTTTAGCTGTGCCACTCCTACCATTTGTGGAGGCGGGGTTTGTTTTGGGTCAAGGTGAGGGAATGTTGGTGCACTCCAATATCACTGTGCTTTGTTCGGAGTGGGGAGGAACTCTACAGGCCCATCTCTTATTACAAGTACCAGTGTTCCTGTGCTCTCTAACTGTGATGCTGTTTACATACTCCCGCATTCTTCAGGCACTGCGCATTCGTATTGGACGCACACCAAGGCCGCATCGAGACAACAAGCGGCCTGCCCATCGCCTCTGGTTACGCCGCAAACGGTCAACAAGATCGCCTGATCACACGATGAGAAACACACCCATCTCCCCCCCGCCAATCTCTACTGAACCGCTTATCGCCTCAGATGCAGTTACTATGGTAACCATCAACAATGAGACAAACACCACCCCACTTAGCCCCACCCCTACAGTATCTGTGATAAGCACACCTTTGAGTCCCACAGCATCTATGTCTATTCCAACTAGTCCCCACATCCCTACTCCTGCCACACCATCAGTGTGCGTGAAAACAACTTTGAGCCCCATGCCCACTGTGTCCACTGTAACCACACAAGTGAGTCCTGCCCCAGTCCATGGCCCACCTAGTATGGGTGTGGGCGCCTCAGTATCAGCAATCTTGGCTCTGCGTCGAGCAGTTCGCCGCCATAGAGATCGGAGGGAGCGTCAAAGACGTGTTTTTCGTATGTCCGTTATAATCATCCTCTCTTTTCTTCTATGCTGGGCGCCCCTCTCCATCATGCCCCTTCTCATGCTGGCAATCGGGCCCTCTGATTGGCTAGAACGTCTGAGACTCTGCTTCCTGGTCCTTGCTTATTGGACTGTTGTACTGCATCCATTGCTATATGCTTTCACTCGGCAAAAATTGCGCAAAGTTCTGCATACTCGCCTGCGTAGACTTCGTCCGCAAAATACACAGACTTGTATTCGTACTAACACCAGGATCCGCCGCAAGCACAGGACGGATTGCAGCGATGCTACTGACCGCTGCCTGATGGAGGCTGTTAGAGAGTGA